GCTGACCGACGGCGGAGGCGACCACCGGCAGGCCGGCCGCAAGGTACTCCAGCACCTTCAGCGGCGAGAAGTACTGCTCGTCCTCCCCGCCCAGGTCCGGGTAGGGCGCCACCCCGATGGCGCTTCCCGCCAGTGCGGCGGGCACGTCCTGCGGGGCCAGGGCGCCGCGGAAGTCGACCTTCAGGCCGAGCTGCTGTGCCTTGGTCAGCAGGGATTGACGCTCCGGTCCGTCCCCGATGATGCGCAGGCTCCAGTCCTCCCGCGCCAGGGAGGCGGCCTGCAACAGATCCGCCACGCCGTGCCAGGGCTTCAACGTGCCCACGAAGGTGACGATGACTCCGTCGGGATCTTCCGGGAAGGGAACAAGACGGCGGAGGTTGACACCATTGGGGATGGTGACCGCGCGCGGGGCGGCGACGTGACCGCACACCCAGCGGCGCACCGGTTCGGAGACGCACACCGTGGTGCTGGCGGCAGTGACTTGGGCACGCAGGGCCGCCAGCGCCCCCGCCTCGTCCACCAACTTGCGGTGGTGGCGCTGCTCGTCGATCAGTGGGGAGTTGACCTCCAGCACCCCGGGGATGCCCGCGTCGGCCAGGGTGGCTAGGGCGGTGGAGAACAGGGAGTAGCGCTCGTAGACCAGGTCTGCACCCGCCTCTTTCGCCAGCTCCGCCAAGGCGGCGGCGGCCTCGGCCTGGGCACGCTCGCGGGAGGCGGCGTCGGTGGCCTCGACTCGGACGATGTTGACGGGCAGGTCGGCCAGGTCCTCGGGTACCAGGTTGCCGCGGCGCACGGCGTACACGCTCACCTCATGGCCGGCGCGGCGCAGAGCGCGTACCACCTCCTGAATATGGACGGAGGCGCCCTTGGAGCCGAATACTGGCACACCCGGGTCGGCGCAGATGTAGACGATACGCATTAGTGAATCTCCTGAAGTTCTGGGGTGGACTGCCAGGCGGACAGGGCCGCTGCCTGGGTGCGGGAGTCGAAGTCCCGCTCGATCAGGGCGCGGGCGTTGCGGGCCAATGGCTGCGGGTCGACGGTTCCCTCCGCCAACTCCCGCAGGGCGCGGGCCAGCGCCTGCGGGTTGCTGTGCGGCAGCAGGATCCCGGTGTCGCCGTCGCGCACCACTTCCGGCAATCCGGAAACGTCGGTGGCGATCACGGGCGTGCCGCAGGCCATGGACTCCAGCACCACGGTGGGCAGGCCGTCGATATTGCCGTCATCGGCGGGTTTGCAGGGGGCGGCGAACACCTGGGCGCGACCCAGCAGGGCGCGCACCTCCTCTTGGGTTAGCGGCCCCAACAGGTTGATCCGGTCGGCCAGGCCCTGGGCGGTGATGCGTCCGGCCAGGTTGTCGCGTTCCTCTCCCTCACCGGCGATGTCCAACACTGCGGGCACGCCGGCCTGGGTGAGGATGCCGACGGCGTCGATGAGGTCGTCGAAGCCCTTCTTGGCCACCAGCCGGCCCACCGCCGCGATACGCAGGGGACCGTCGGCGGGTGCGGGTGGACGGAACGGGAAGCGGTCCAGCTCCAGGGCGTTGTAGCGCAGCTCGATGCGGGCGCCGGTGCCTGCCAGCAGTGAGTGCAGGTTGCGCTGGTTGTAGTGGCTGATGGCGATCACGCGATCGGCGTCGGCGCAGATTCGACGCAGCCACAGCTGGCTGACGGACTCGTGGTAGATGTCCTTGGCGTGGGTCGTCACCGTGTAGGGGATGCCACTCAGACGGGAGGCGATCCAGGCGGTGCGGCCCGCTAGAGAGGCGAAGTGGGCGTGCAGATGGGTGATGCCCGCGTCACGGGCGCTGCGGGCCAGCGCCGCCCCCTGGGCGACCTCGTCACCGGGCAGATCCGCCACGGCGGGCAGGATCTCGGCCAGGTGCGTGCGCATGTCCGGCTCCTTGAGGGAACCGGCCAGCAGCCCCCACATGTCGACGGCGCGGCGTGGCCGCGGCACCCAGTTCACCTGCGCCCGAATGCGGGCGATCTCGGGGTGGAAGCGGGAGTCGGTGGTGGGACGCAGGGCGTAGATGGTCAGGTCGTCGCCCAGAGCCTCGCGGGCGAGCATCTCGGTGACTACGAAGGTCTCCGAGAAGCGGGGGTAGACCTTGAGGACGTAGCCGATGCGGGTCATGAGGCCATCTCCTTGAATGCGGGTGTGGAATCGAGCTGGGTTTGCAGCAGGGCGGCGGCGCGGCGGGCCGCCGCGGGCAGTCCGTCGGTTTCCAGGCCGGTGCGGGGCACGCGTCGGCTCACCGCGCGGGCGGCCCAGTCGGACAGCACACGGGCAGTTAGTTCCTCGGTGCGCACGTAGTCGACGGCACCGACCGCCTGAAGAGCGCGGGCCCGGATGAGCTGTTCCCGGCGTGGCTGCTCGCGGGGGACGATTAGGGCGGGAGTGGAGGTGGCCAGGATCTCGCAGGCGGTGTTGTAACCGCCCATGGCTACCACCGCGGAGGCGCGCTCGATCCATCGGCTCAGCCCGGGCAGCGAGCGGTGCACCTCGGTGTCGGGACCGGCCACCGACTGTACGGCGTCGAATCCGTTCTCTTCCAGCTGCGGGCCGGTGACCAGGACGTGCTTGTAGCCGGGGGGAGGGGTCATGCGGGCGGCGCTGCGCAGGAGCTCGAAGCCGTCGGAGCCGCCGCCGACTGTGGTCAAGACGAAGGGCTCGGACATCTCACAGCGACCGCGGTCCAGCAGGCTGCGGCCATTGGCCAGGTAGCCGGTGAACACGGCGCGGTCGCGCAATGAGGCGGGAACTTCGCCGGTGGCGACGGGATTGTGCACGGCGGGGTCTCCGTAGACCCAGACCTCGTCGATGATGTTGCGCAGGTTGCCGGGGGTGTCCAGGTTGCGCCATTCGGCGTCGGCCACCTCCGGTGCATCCAACACTTCACGCAGCCCTAGAACTATACGTGTGTCGGGGGAGACGGCGCGCAGGTGCCGCAGTGGGGCGCGTAGCTCCTTACGCACCCCGTAGATGTGGCGGTCCACGATCACTAGGTGGGGCGCGAAGCGTTGCAGGGCGGAGGCCACCAGACCGGAGCGCAGCGTCGCCAGCGAGTCGGGGGTGCCGCGCAACCCGCGGGGCCGGTAGCCGCCGGGCGCCTTGGTGAAGCCCGGCAGCACCAGCCAGTCGAAGCCTGCGGGCAGGGAGAAGCCGGGGGAGGGGGATACTCCGGCCACCAGTAGGCCGGTGATCGAGGCGCCGGTCAGTGCGGGTAGATCGCTGGCGAGCCGGTGCGCGAGGGCCAGATTACGACGCAGGTGACCCAGGCCCTGAGCGTCATGGCTGTAGAGCAATACCCGTAGTGAACGCGGTGCGGCAGGTCGTGCCAAGGCCCGTGTGTGCGCCGGCGCCGGAGTGGGGGACAGGGTGGGTGCCGCGGAAATCGGCGTCGGGTCGGGGGCCAGGCTGAGCGCCGCCGGGGCCGGGTTGCTTCCCGGATGCGGCGGGTTAAGGGGCAGCGATAGGGGGCGTATGCGAGTCATGAGAAGTCTTCTTTCCGGTCGCCTGGTGGCGACTTCGTTACCAGACTCCCGCCCGCCCAACAGCTGGGGGTGAGATGACGATGAGAATTCTCTAAGGCGACGCCGAACCTTGTTCTCCGCCGGCTCCGTCCGCTTGCCCGGTCCATGGACATCGTGCCGATTCCGAGCCGGTCCGCTGACTCGCCGTCGTCGTGGCGGGCGCACTCGGGGGCGCCCAGATCAATGCCTGGGCGCCCCCGAGGAAGGCGCGATACGCGGGGCGGAGCTTCAAGCGGATCCGCCTACCGCCACGCGGGTCACACGACGAACGGCGCGGCTAGGAATCCCAGCGCCACACATACGATGATGGCGGCGGTTCCGGGAAGCACGAAGGGGTGGTTGAGCACCACCTTGCCCACCCGGGTGGAGCCGGTGTCGTCCATCTCCATGGCCGCAACGGTGGTCGGGTAGTTGGGCAGCAGGTAGTAGTTGGCCACGGCGGGATAGGAGGCCAGCAGGGCCGTGCCCGGCAGACCCAGGGCCACCATGAGCGGCATAAATGCGCGCGTGGTGGCGGCGTGGGAGAACATCAGCGGCGCGGCGAAGTAGAAGAAGACCGCAACCAGCCAAGGCGCAGCCTGGAAGGGGCCGGACAGGGCGTCGGAGATGGTCTCCTCGTAGTGGTTGACAAAGGCATTGCCCAGCCAGGCCAGGCCGAGGATGCACACGGCGGCGGTCATGCCGGCGCGGAAGGTGTCCTGGGTGGCGATCTGTGCGGTGGGCTTTTTCGCTACGGCGCAAATAATCGCGGCGGTGGCCAGCATGATCGTCATGATCGCCGGGGTGGAGCCCATCGGCGGGGCGGACATGATGTTCAGCTCGGGAGAGGCGACGGTGGCATAGGTGACCACCACGATGAGGGCGATCATGAAGATGGTCAGGGCCGGCACCGCGCTGGGGGCTGCCTTGTAGTCGGAGGCGGCAGCGGCGGAGGGCTTGACCAGGCCTTTGGCCTTGCGCTCGATGTAAACCGGGTCGTCCTCCAGCTCGGAGCCCTGGAAGTAGGCGACGACGGCGCCGACCATGCAGCCGATGAAAGTGGTGGGGATGACGATGGCCAGGCACTGCAGGTAACCGATACCGATCGGTTCCAGAGCGACGACGAGAGCCACCATGGCTGCGGAGATGGGGGAGGCGGCTACGCCGACCTGCGAGGAGACCACGGCGATGGACAACGGACGCGAGGGGCGGATGCCGTGCCCCTTGGCGACATCTACGATCACCGGGATGACGGAGTAGGCGGTGTGTCCGGTGCCGCACAGCAGGGACATCAGGTAGGTGACGATCGGCGCCAGGAACACGATCTGTTTGGGGTGCCTACGTAGAAGGACCTCGGTGAGATGAACCAGATGGTCCATGGCGCCGGCGAGTTGTAGCGCGGCGACCGTGCAGATCACCGACATGATGATGCCGATGACCTCCCAGGGGGCGGCCTCGGTTGAGGTGTGCACGCCTGTTGCCACCAGCACGAGGATGCCGGCGCCGCCTGCCAGACCGATGCCGACACCTCCCATACGGGCACCGATGACTATGAACAGTAAGACGACGGCCAGATGGAACCAGATCATCATCGATCTCCTTTCGGGACGGGGGGACATTGCTGCCCTCAACCGGTCGCCCGGCAGACCGTCAGCGTCCCTGTCGGGGCAGGGACGCCAGCAGGGCGTCCTCCGGGGAAGGATGAAGGCAACCTGCTGTGATGGTAGACATAAATCGTCTTTGCTGTGTGTATTTTGGGCATCCGGATGTCATGACTGTTGGTCGTCGACGATGCCTCAACATCGGAACGCAGCGTGTGAGAATCGGTTTCGACGGCCGCGGCGTGGCAGTATGTAGATGTCCGTGCGCAGTCGGTGCACGGAACGAACCGGAGGAGAACCCGTGGAGAGCGACAACGTGGAGGGGCGCCAGTGAGTGGCAGCAGTGCGCGTCCCCTGCGCATAGGGATCATGGGTGGCACCTTTGATCCCGTCCACCACGGCCACCTCGTGGCCGCCTCGGAGGTGCAGGACGTCTTCGGTCTGGATGAGGTCATCTTCGTTCCCACCTGGGCGCAGCCCTTCAAGAAGGATCGACGGGTCTCACCGGCCGAGCACCGCTACCTGATGACGGTGATCGCGACCGCCTCCAACCCGCGTTTCACGGTCTCCCGAGTGGACATCGACCGGGGCGGCACGACCTACACGATCGACACGCTCCACGACATCATGGCGGAGTATCCGGGCGCCGAGCTGTACTTCATCACCGGTGCGGATGCCCTGGCACAGATACTCACCTGGAAGGACAACGAGGAGATCCTCTCCCTGGCACATATGGTCGGGGTGACCCGGCCGGGTCATGTACTCACTGATACCGGCCTGCCCGCGGACAAGATCTCGCTGGTGGAGGTGCCCGCCATGGCGATCTCCTCGACCGACTGCCGTGAGCGGGTCGGTCGGGGTGGTCCCGTGTGGTACCTCGTTCCCGACGGCGTGGTCCAGTACATCCGCAAGTACGGTCTGTACCGCGTGCCCGGGCGGTCGACGTCGACAACATCGATGACCGCCCATGTCGCGCGTGAGCAGTCCCTGAGGAAGGAGAACGACGGTGAGTGAGAACACCGACGTCAACCAGCCCGACTCCGGATCAGCGGGCGCCGGCCCACGCCGCAGCCGTCGCGCCATGCGTGAGGCGGAGCGCGCCGCGGAGCGCGAAGCCATCCTGACCGGACAGCAGCCGCTGCTCACCCGCCGGGAGATGCGGCGTCTGCGCGAGGAGGCGGAGGCGCTGCAGCGGGCGTTGAAGGCCGGGGAGATCACCCCCGAGCAGGCGCGTGCCCTTCAGGATCCGCTGGCCGACCAGCCAGTAATCGACTCGCCCGTCCCCGAAACCGCTGGCCATCACACCGCTGGGACGCCCGCCCCGGCCGACGGCATGCCGGGCGGGCAGACGACGCCGCCGACTCCGGCGACTGCGGGAAGTCCGGCG
This genomic stretch from Actinomyces qiguomingii harbors:
- the nadD gene encoding nicotinate-nucleotide adenylyltransferase, which gives rise to MSGSSARPLRIGIMGGTFDPVHHGHLVAASEVQDVFGLDEVIFVPTWAQPFKKDRRVSPAEHRYLMTVIATASNPRFTVSRVDIDRGGTTYTIDTLHDIMAEYPGAELYFITGADALAQILTWKDNEEILSLAHMVGVTRPGHVLTDTGLPADKISLVEVPAMAISSTDCRERVGRGGPVWYLVPDGVVQYIRKYGLYRVPGRSTSTTSMTAHVAREQSLRKENDGE
- a CDS encoding glycosyltransferase, yielding MTRIGYVLKVYPRFSETFVVTEMLAREALGDDLTIYALRPTTDSRFHPEIARIRAQVNWVPRPRRAVDMWGLLAGSLKEPDMRTHLAEILPAVADLPGDEVAQGAALARSARDAGITHLHAHFASLAGRTAWIASRLSGIPYTVTTHAKDIYHESVSQLWLRRICADADRVIAISHYNQRNLHSLLAGTGARIELRYNALELDRFPFRPPAPADGPLRIAAVGRLVAKKGFDDLIDAVGILTQAGVPAVLDIAGEGEERDNLAGRITAQGLADRINLLGPLTQEEVRALLGRAQVFAAPCKPADDGNIDGLPTVVLESMACGTPVIATDVSGLPEVVRDGDTGILLPHSNPQALARALRELAEGTVDPQPLARNARALIERDFDSRTQAAALSAWQSTPELQEIH
- a CDS encoding glycosyltransferase family protein produces the protein MTRIRPLSLPLNPPHPGSNPAPAALSLAPDPTPISAAPTLSPTPAPAHTRALARPAAPRSLRVLLYSHDAQGLGHLRRNLALAHRLASDLPALTGASITGLLVAGVSPSPGFSLPAGFDWLVLPGFTKAPGGYRPRGLRGTPDSLATLRSGLVASALQRFAPHLVIVDRHIYGVRKELRAPLRHLRAVSPDTRIVLGLREVLDAPEVADAEWRNLDTPGNLRNIIDEVWVYGDPAVHNPVATGEVPASLRDRAVFTGYLANGRSLLDRGRCEMSEPFVLTTVGGGSDGFELLRSAARMTPPPGYKHVLVTGPQLEENGFDAVQSVAGPDTEVHRSLPGLSRWIERASAVVAMGGYNTACEILATSTPALIVPREQPRREQLIRARALQAVGAVDYVRTEELTARVLSDWAARAVSRRVPRTGLETDGLPAAARRAAALLQTQLDSTPAFKEMAS
- a CDS encoding anaerobic C4-dicarboxylate transporter family protein: MMIWFHLAVVLLFIVIGARMGGVGIGLAGGAGILVLVATGVHTSTEAAPWEVIGIIMSVICTVAALQLAGAMDHLVHLTEVLLRRHPKQIVFLAPIVTYLMSLLCGTGHTAYSVIPVIVDVAKGHGIRPSRPLSIAVVSSQVGVAASPISAAMVALVVALEPIGIGYLQCLAIVIPTTFIGCMVGAVVAYFQGSELEDDPVYIERKAKGLVKPSAAAASDYKAAPSAVPALTIFMIALIVVVTYATVASPELNIMSAPPMGSTPAIMTIMLATAAIICAVAKKPTAQIATQDTFRAGMTAAVCILGLAWLGNAFVNHYEETISDALSGPFQAAPWLVAVFFYFAAPLMFSHAATTRAFMPLMVALGLPGTALLASYPAVANYYLLPNYPTTVAAMEMDDTGSTRVGKVVLNHPFVLPGTAAIIVCVALGFLAAPFVV
- a CDS encoding glycosyltransferase family 4 protein; this encodes MRIVYICADPGVPVFGSKGASVHIQEVVRALRRAGHEVSVYAVRRGNLVPEDLADLPVNIVRVEATDAASRERAQAEAAAALAELAKEAGADLVYERYSLFSTALATLADAGIPGVLEVNSPLIDEQRHHRKLVDEAGALAALRAQVTAASTTVCVSEPVRRWVCGHVAAPRAVTIPNGVNLRRLVPFPEDPDGVIVTFVGTLKPWHGVADLLQAASLAREDWSLRIIGDGPERQSLLTKAQQLGLKVDFRGALAPQDVPAALAGSAIGVAPYPDLGGEDEQYFSPLKVLEYLAAGLPVVASAVGQLPRLLDGVGVLVPPSDPAALAAALDALAIAPQLRARRGDLGRRRAEKHHSWEAVVAQILNQAEVQHV